One genomic region from Raphanus sativus cultivar WK10039 unplaced genomic scaffold, ASM80110v3 Scaffold3762, whole genome shotgun sequence encodes:
- the LOC108834216 gene encoding transcription termination factor MTERF6, chloroplastic/mitochondrial: protein MEVVTSTSSISSSMSIKRFLKEKGFDEQSIDKMLTKCKQLDNAQTDVASQNWDYLSTTVGIQDRKLPYIVSRCPKILTLPLHERLVPMFECLSSLGRNPREVTSAITKFPPILAHSLEEKLCPLLAFFQALGVPESHLGKILLFNPRLISYGIETKLAVIVSFLASLGLDKDNGVIGQVLVKHPFLMGYSVEKRLRPTTEFLKSCVGLSDDGVVSVFVNFPQVVCRDVGKILRPNYEYLKECGFGDAQIASMVAGYPPVLIKSVGNSLRPRIRFLVDVMGRGLDEVVGYPQFFQHGFKKKVEARYKVLVKKSNVDCCSLRDMLDCNTKKFHEKFGV from the coding sequence ATGGAGGTGGTGACAAGTACCAGCAGCATTAGCAGCAGCATGAGCATCAAGCGCTTCCTAAAAGAGAAAGGCTTCGACGAACAGAGCATCGACAAGATGCTAACAAAGTGTAAACAGCTAGACAACGCCCAAACCGACGTCGCATCGCAGAACTGGGACTACCTGAGCACCACCGTCGGGATACAAGACCGTAAGCTCCCTTACATCGTCTCCCGCTGCCCAAAGATCCTAACTTTACCTCTCCACGAACGTCTCGTCCCCATGTTCGAGTGCCTCTCCTCCCTCGGAAGAAACCCGCGAGAAGTCACTTCCGCCATCACCAAGTTCCCGCCCATTCTCGCTCACAGCCTCGAGGAGAAGCTCTGCCCTCTCCTCGCTTTCTTCCAAGCTTTGGGAGTCCCCGAGTCACACCTCGGGAAGATACTCCTTTTCAACCCGAGGCTTATCAGCTACGGGATCGAGACCAAGCTGGCTGTTATTGTGAGCTTCCTCGCTAGCCTCGGGCTTGATAAAGATAATGGTGTGATCGGTCAGGTTCTTGTGAAGCATCCTTTCCTCATGGGGTACAGCGTCGAGAAACGGCTGCGTCCGACAACCGAGTTCTTGAAGTCGTGTGTGGGGTTGAGCGACGATGGGGTTGTGTCTGTGTTTGTGAACTTCCCGCAGGTCGTGTGCAGAGACGTTGGGAAGATACTCAGACCGAACTACGAGTATTTGAAGGAGTGTGGGTTTGGCGATGCGCAGATTGCGAGTATGGTTGCTGGTTATCCACCTGTTTTGATCAAGAGTGTTGGGAACTCGCTGAGGCCTAGGATCAGGTTCCTGGTGGATGTGATGGGGAGAGGGTTGGATGAGGTGGTTGGTTATCCTCAGTTTTTTCAACATGGGTTTAAGAAGAAGGTGGAAGCGAGGTATAAGGTGCTTGTTAAGAAGAGTAACGTTGACTGCTGCAGCCTTAGAGATATGTTGGACTGTAACACAAAGAAGTTCCATGAAAAGTTTGGCGTTTAA
- the LOC130506887 gene encoding transcription factor GTE6-like encodes MAESVPVSDHIPAGESKTVPVEVENIKKRVEEVVQWVDSLEHKLAQVEEFYSTIAVSNSSPSSRHVVGIRKVQQEAARREAVAAKRMHDLMRQFGTIFRQITQHKCAWPFMHPVDVESLGLDDYYEVIDEPMDFSTIKNQMEAKDGTGYKHVMQIYADMRLVFENAMKYNEEGSDVYSMAKTLLAKFEEKWTHFLPKVQEEEKIREEEEKQAAMEALLAKEASHTKTTRDLSNEICNVNDELEKLRQVVVGRCRKITSEEKRNIGLAFLKLSPDELQKVLGIVAQADPRFQTKAEVVTIEMDVLDEPTLWRLKFLVKDALEKKKKKGETIKTGECRGTKQNNEVSKKRNAVNKLAERRTKRPCL; translated from the exons ATGGCGGAATCAGTGCCGGTATCAGATCATATACCCGCCGGAGAATCCAAAACTGTCCCCGTCGAGGTCGAAAACATCAAGAAGCGAGTCGAAGAGGTTGTTCAATGGGTTGATTCG CTGGAGCATAAACTGGCACAAGTAGAGGAGTTTTACTCGACCATCGCCGTCTCAAACTCTTCCCCCTCCTCTAGACACGTTGTTGGGATCAGGAAGGTCCAACAAGAGGCTGCCCGTAGAGAAGCCGTCGCTGCAAAGAGAATGCATGACCTCATGCGTCAGTTCGGTACTATCTTCCGTCAGATAACCCAGCACAAGTGCGCTTGGCCTTTTATGCATCCTGTCGATGTAGAAAGTCTTGGTCTTGATGACTACTATGAG GTTATTGACGAGCCAATGGACTTCAGCACGATAAAGAATCAAATGGAGGCTAAAGATGGTACCGGGTACAAACATGTTATGCAGATATACGCTGATATGCGTCTAGTGTTTGAGAACGCTATGAAGTATAATGAAGAAGGTAGTGATGTTTACTCTATGGCCAAGACATTACTGGCAAAGTTTGAGGAGAAATGGACACACTTCCTTCCTAAAGTTCAAGAAGAG GAGAAAATAAGGGAGGAAGAGGAGAAGCAAGCAGCAATGGAGGCGCTGCTAGCAAAAGAAGCATCTCATACCAAAACAACCAGAGATTTGAGCAAtgag ATTTGCAATGTTAATGACGAGCTGGAGAAGCTAAGGCAGGTAGTTGTGGGAAGATGCAG GAAAATTACAAGTGAGGAGAAACGTAATATTGGGTTAGCATTCTTGAAACTGTCTCCGGATGAGCTACAGAAAGTGTTGGGTATAGTTGCTCAGGCTGATCCTAGATTCCAAACTAAAGCAGAAGTAGTGACGATTGAGATGGACGTACTG GACGAACCAACACTGTGGAGGCTAAAGTTTCTTGTGAAGGATGcgttggagaagaagaagaagaaaggagagaCAATAAAGACAGGAGAATGTAGAgggacaaaacaaaacaatgagGTTTCTAAGAAGCGAAATGCGGTGAACAAGTTAGCAGAGAGAAGAACGAAGCGGCCATGCTTGTGA
- the LOC108834734 gene encoding ATP synthase subunit d, mitochondrial, giving the protein MSGAGKKVADVAFKASRTIDWEGMAKVLVTDEARREFSNLRRAFDEVNTQLQTKFSQEPEPIDWDFYRKGIGSGIVDMYKEAYDSVEIPKYVDNVTPEYKPKFDALLVELKEAEQKSLKESERLEKEIIDVQEISKKLSTMTADEYFEKHPELKKKFDDEIRNDYWGY; this is encoded by the exons ATGAGCGGAGCAGGAAAGAAAGTAGCGGATGTGGCATTCAAAGCGTCGAGGACTATAGACTGGGAAGGAATGGCTAAGGTCCTTGTCACCGACGAGGCTCGCAGAGAGTTCTCCAACCTCCGTCGCGCTTTCGACGAGGTCAACACTCAGCTCCAAACCAAGTTCAGCcag gaGCCTGAACCTATTGATTGGGATTTCTACAGAAAGGGTATTGGATCTGGCATTGTTGACATGTACAAGGAAGCTTATGACA GCGTTGAGATTCCCAAGTACGTGGACAATGTTACCCCTGAATACAAGCCAAAATTTGATGCTTTG TTGGTGGAACTGAAAGAAGCAGAACAGAAGTCGCTCAAGGAGTCTGAACGGCTGGAGAAAGAAATTATTGATGTCCAAGAGATAAGC AAAAAGCTCAGCACGATGACTGCAGATGAGTACTTTGAGAAGCACCCAGAACTCAAAAAGAAGTTTGATGACGAAATCCGTAACGACTACTGGGGA